One window of Cohnella hashimotonis genomic DNA carries:
- a CDS encoding ABC transporter permease: MSRITNKHRGIREIVHNRSLYLLAVPAVLFSVVFSYLPMAGVAIAFQDFNPLAGLFGSEWVGLDNFRFFFRGSDWLIITFHTVFFNLMFILTGTALALALAVMLTELGRNAVVRTVQSVMILPNFISWPIIGLFSVTFFTADTGAINQFLHAAGLAPIDFYTEPGVWPPILVLVNLWKTAGFGAIVYMAAIVGIDRELYEAARIDGATRFQCIFRITLPLLKSTIVMLFLLSLGNIFGGNLEMIYSLVGDNSFLFGSTDTIDTYVFRALRTSGSLGMTQAIALYQSVVGFLLVVTANKIAAKLDRESALF; the protein is encoded by the coding sequence ATGAGCCGCATAACGAACAAACATAGAGGCATCCGGGAAATCGTTCATAATCGTTCCCTTTACCTGCTGGCCGTTCCGGCCGTCCTGTTCAGCGTCGTGTTCTCGTATTTGCCCATGGCGGGCGTCGCGATCGCGTTCCAGGATTTTAATCCGCTCGCCGGCTTGTTCGGCAGCGAGTGGGTCGGCCTCGACAACTTCCGGTTTTTCTTCCGGGGCAGCGATTGGCTGATCATTACGTTTCACACGGTGTTCTTCAACCTGATGTTCATTCTCACCGGAACCGCGCTGGCGCTGGCGCTTGCCGTCATGCTGACCGAGCTCGGGCGCAATGCGGTCGTTCGGACCGTACAGTCCGTCATGATCCTGCCGAACTTTATCTCGTGGCCGATCATCGGGCTGTTCTCCGTCACCTTCTTTACGGCGGATACCGGCGCGATCAACCAGTTCCTGCATGCGGCTGGACTTGCGCCCATCGATTTCTACACGGAGCCCGGCGTATGGCCGCCGATCCTCGTACTTGTTAATCTGTGGAAAACGGCGGGCTTCGGCGCGATCGTCTACATGGCCGCGATCGTCGGCATCGACCGCGAGCTATACGAGGCGGCGCGGATCGACGGCGCTACCCGCTTCCAGTGCATCTTCCGCATTACGCTGCCGCTGCTGAAGAGCACGATCGTCATGCTGTTCCTGCTCAGTCTGGGCAACATTTTCGGCGGCAATCTGGAGATGATCTACTCCCTCGTCGGCGACAACTCGTTCCTCTTCGGAAGCACGGACACGATCGACACCTACGTGTTCAGAGCGCTGAGGACGTCCGGCTCGCTGGGCATGACGCAGGCCATCGCGCTGTACCAATCCGTGGTCGGCTTCCTGCTCGTCGTCACGGCGAACAAGATCGCGGCCAAGCTCGATCGCGAATCCGCCCTATTCTAA
- a CDS encoding carbohydrate ABC transporter permease: protein MQNSRNDKWLAVLFYAFTIVFAALCLYPFLLVIASSFTEEATLLRNGYRLLPEAVSLNAYKAIFSTNTIPDAYLVTIFITVAGTALSLLVTSLAAYSLSGNRLRYAPQLALFFYFTMLFSGGMVSSYILTTRYLHLQDTILVYILPAVLSPWNLFLMRNFFNDIPKELFESVKLDGAGELRILRSIVLPLSLPALATIGLFYALAYWSSWAPAMLYIENPKLYSLQYIIMQIIRNIDMAQNIAVSGTPSTVQAVPAYTVRLATAMVTVGPIIFLYPFLQRYFVGGLKVGAIKG, encoded by the coding sequence ATGCAAAATTCCCGCAACGACAAATGGCTGGCGGTCCTATTCTATGCCTTTACGATTGTTTTCGCCGCCTTGTGCCTGTATCCGTTCCTGCTCGTGATCGCCAGCTCCTTTACGGAGGAAGCGACGCTGCTGCGTAACGGATACCGGCTGCTGCCGGAGGCGGTTTCGCTTAACGCCTACAAAGCGATCTTCAGCACGAATACGATACCGGACGCTTACCTCGTCACCATTTTTATCACGGTCGCCGGCACGGCGCTCAGTCTTCTGGTCACTAGCCTTGCCGCGTATTCCCTGTCCGGAAACCGGCTCCGTTATGCGCCGCAGCTCGCCCTGTTTTTCTACTTTACGATGCTGTTCAGCGGCGGCATGGTGTCCAGCTACATTCTGACGACCCGGTATCTCCATCTGCAGGATACGATCTTGGTTTACATCCTTCCTGCCGTGCTGTCGCCATGGAATCTGTTTTTGATGCGAAACTTTTTCAACGACATTCCGAAGGAGCTGTTCGAATCCGTGAAGCTGGACGGCGCGGGGGAGCTGCGGATCTTGCGGTCCATCGTACTCCCGCTGTCGCTGCCGGCGCTGGCCACGATCGGGCTGTTCTATGCGCTCGCCTACTGGTCCTCCTGGGCGCCGGCTATGCTGTACATTGAAAACCCGAAGCTTTATTCGCTGCAATATATCATTATGCAGATTATCCGAAACATCGATATGGCGCAAAATATCGCCGTGTCCGGCACGCCGTCAACGGTCCAGGCGGTTCCGGCCTACACGGTGCGGCTCGCCACTGCGATGGTCACGGTCGGGCCGATCATTTTCCTCTATCCGTTCCTGCAGCGTTATTTCGTCGGGGGATTGAAGGTCGGCGCTATTAAAGGCTGA
- a CDS encoding extracellular solute-binding protein codes for MKRNAIGKLAPMLASALALSLLAACSNGGNGGGNAASGTSSEASASGSAAATQTAGTAGEKTPEPLTLNIMLWGDKPKQFDEVVAEFERRTKDTLNLKLKVTFTPQADYVNKLKLKLAAGEQVDIAFDAPWMNMNAFIAKDNYTNLDGYFNNDQYPGLKKAFGSGYLDNNKFTGADGQLHTYGVPLGQYLSDMAVIYYRKDLAAKYGMSDIKSYEELTAYFDQVLANDKNMIPFVIRNDGNYGATAAIDFNKDLPVKYEAGLWDLNLAPNVVATLQLDGKTVKGVKLTGDKQDSAAAFPAPFNQPDYTTYQTIREWHDKGYIEKEPIVRKDARGTFTAGKAASMMEGVANLDAVNAQLKAGVPSAELGMFVVQKTVRDMVQPNPTLISDFRVWNFLCIPKTSANADRAMAFINWIFENQDNHDLFELGIKGKNWEPVGDDKFKYPDGIDTLQNYTFPGYMLTWNPNYIRLSANVPDDLVAYYRYVADEKSYVRSALAGFAFNQEPVKNQLANPDFAKISTETLAYQLGMVETPETGLQKLQAKWESNKALQTDIAAIKAELKKQVEAFLAQQSGT; via the coding sequence ATGAAGAGAAACGCAATAGGAAAGCTGGCGCCGATGCTGGCATCCGCGCTGGCGCTGAGCCTGCTTGCGGCGTGCAGCAACGGCGGAAACGGCGGCGGCAATGCCGCAAGCGGAACCAGTAGCGAAGCAAGCGCGTCCGGCAGCGCGGCGGCGACGCAGACGGCGGGGACGGCCGGGGAAAAGACGCCGGAACCGCTGACGCTTAACATTATGCTGTGGGGCGACAAGCCGAAGCAGTTCGACGAGGTGGTGGCCGAGTTCGAGCGCCGGACGAAGGATACGCTGAACCTGAAGCTGAAGGTTACGTTCACCCCGCAGGCGGATTACGTCAACAAGCTCAAGCTGAAGCTGGCGGCGGGCGAGCAGGTCGACATCGCGTTCGACGCGCCCTGGATGAACATGAACGCGTTCATCGCCAAGGACAACTATACGAATCTCGACGGCTATTTCAACAACGACCAATATCCCGGGCTAAAGAAGGCGTTCGGCAGCGGCTACCTGGACAACAACAAGTTCACCGGCGCGGACGGGCAGCTGCATACGTACGGCGTGCCGCTGGGCCAGTACCTGAGCGATATGGCGGTCATCTACTACCGCAAGGACCTGGCCGCCAAGTACGGGATGAGCGACATCAAGTCCTACGAGGAGCTGACGGCCTACTTCGACCAAGTGCTGGCGAACGACAAAAACATGATTCCGTTCGTCATCCGCAACGACGGGAACTACGGCGCGACGGCCGCGATCGACTTCAACAAGGACTTGCCCGTGAAGTATGAGGCGGGACTGTGGGACCTGAACCTGGCGCCGAACGTCGTCGCGACGCTGCAACTGGACGGCAAGACGGTCAAGGGCGTCAAGCTGACGGGCGACAAGCAGGATAGCGCCGCGGCGTTTCCCGCGCCTTTCAATCAGCCGGACTATACGACGTATCAGACCATCCGTGAATGGCACGACAAAGGGTACATCGAAAAGGAGCCGATCGTCCGCAAGGACGCGCGCGGCACGTTCACGGCCGGCAAGGCGGCTTCGATGATGGAGGGCGTCGCCAACCTGGACGCCGTCAACGCACAGCTCAAAGCGGGCGTTCCGTCGGCGGAGCTCGGCATGTTCGTCGTGCAGAAGACCGTGCGCGACATGGTTCAGCCGAATCCGACGCTCATCTCGGATTTCCGCGTCTGGAACTTCCTCTGCATTCCGAAAACCTCGGCCAACGCGGACCGCGCAATGGCGTTCATCAACTGGATTTTCGAAAACCAGGACAACCACGATCTGTTCGAGCTCGGCATTAAAGGCAAGAACTGGGAGCCGGTCGGCGACGACAAGTTCAAGTACCCCGACGGCATCGATACGCTGCAAAATTATACGTTCCCGGGCTACATGCTGACCTGGAATCCGAATTATATCCGTCTGTCCGCCAACGTTCCGGACGATCTGGTCGCGTACTACCGGTACGTCGCCGACGAAAAGTCCTACGTGCGTTCCGCGCTTGCGGGCTTCGCCTTTAACCAGGAGCCGGTGAAGAACCAGCTTGCCAACCCGGACTTCGCCAAGATCTCCACCGAAACGCTGGCCTACCAGCTCGGCATGGTCGAGACGCCTGAGACAGGTCTGCAGAAGCTGCAAGCGAAGTGGGAAAGCAACAAAGCGCTGCAAACCGATATCGCGGCGATCAAGGCGGAGCTGAAGAAGCAGGTCGAGGCGTTCCTGGCGCAGCAGAGCGGGACGTAA
- a CDS encoding SGNH/GDSL hydrolase family protein — MSDGKGKTILFQGDSITDGSWRRDGNDPNAALGHSYAYLIAAQLGCEYPESSHRFINRGVGGNRVSDLYARWNEDAFHLKPDLISVLIGVNDAWRIMAGEPSGATDRFERAYRHLLEETREVLPEAGLVLCEPFILKGGATEENWGEWRTRIDGYGVIARQLAREFQALFVPLQEPFDRAAERTKASDWIFDGVHPTAAGNRLIANEWLDVVQHSILAIR, encoded by the coding sequence ATGAGCGACGGAAAGGGTAAGACGATTTTATTTCAAGGCGATTCGATTACGGACGGCAGCTGGAGGCGCGACGGCAACGACCCGAATGCGGCGCTCGGGCACAGCTATGCGTACTTGATCGCGGCGCAGCTCGGCTGCGAGTACCCGGAAAGCAGCCACCGGTTTATCAATCGGGGCGTGGGCGGCAACCGCGTGTCCGATCTGTACGCGAGATGGAACGAGGACGCTTTTCATTTGAAGCCGGATCTGATCAGCGTGCTGATCGGCGTTAACGACGCATGGCGGATCATGGCGGGCGAGCCGAGCGGGGCGACGGACCGGTTCGAGCGGGCGTACCGCCATCTGCTGGAGGAAACGCGGGAGGTATTGCCCGAAGCCGGTCTCGTGCTTTGCGAGCCGTTTATTCTGAAAGGGGGCGCCACCGAGGAAAACTGGGGAGAATGGCGGACCCGAATCGACGGTTACGGCGTCATCGCCCGGCAGCTGGCGCGGGAGTTCCAGGCGCTATTCGTTCCGCTTCAGGAGCCGTTCGATCGGGCGGCCGAGCGTACCAAGGCCTCGGACTGGATCTTCGACGGCGTTCACCCGACGGCGGCGGGCAACCGATTGATCGCGAACGAGTGGCTTGACGTCGTTCAACACAGTATTTTGGCTATTCGATAA
- a CDS encoding glycoside hydrolase family 88 protein: MWQQAINDALGITARNLERFGDQFPHVSDGSNKYVLNDNTDWTDGFWSGILWLCYEYTGDKQYRDGAARTVESFRNRLAQFGNLDHHDIGFLYSLSAKAQWIVEKDEAARKLALEAADVLMRRWRADAGIIQAWGPKGDPENGGRIIIDCLLNLPLLLWAGEQTGDPEYRRVAEAHALKSRRFLVRGDDSSYHTFYFDPENGNAIRGGTHQGDTDGSTWTRGQAWGIYGFALNSRYLGNADLLETAKRMARHFLARVPEDGVVYWDFEVPQVPSSYRDSSASAITACGLLEIASQLDESDPERQRFIDAAKATVSALRDGYAERDDGEAEGFIRRGSYHVRGGISPDDYTIWGDYYYLEALLRLERGVTGYWYERGR; the protein is encoded by the coding sequence ATGTGGCAGCAAGCGATCAACGACGCGCTCGGCATTACCGCCCGCAACCTCGAGCGGTTCGGGGACCAATTTCCCCATGTCAGCGACGGCTCCAACAAGTACGTGCTCAACGACAATACCGACTGGACCGACGGCTTCTGGTCCGGCATCTTGTGGCTCTGCTACGAATATACGGGAGACAAGCAATACCGCGACGGCGCCGCCCGGACGGTCGAGAGCTTCCGCAACCGGCTGGCGCAATTCGGCAATCTGGATCACCACGATATCGGCTTCCTCTACTCGCTGTCGGCCAAGGCCCAATGGATCGTGGAAAAGGACGAGGCCGCGCGCAAGCTGGCGCTTGAAGCGGCAGACGTACTCATGCGCCGCTGGCGTGCGGATGCCGGCATCATCCAAGCCTGGGGACCGAAGGGCGATCCGGAAAACGGCGGCCGCATCATCATCGACTGCCTGCTGAATCTGCCGCTCCTGCTCTGGGCAGGCGAACAGACGGGCGATCCCGAATACCGTCGCGTCGCCGAGGCGCACGCGCTGAAGAGCCGCCGCTTCCTCGTGCGCGGCGACGATTCGAGCTATCATACGTTTTACTTCGATCCGGAAAACGGAAACGCGATCCGCGGCGGCACGCACCAGGGCGATACGGACGGCAGCACGTGGACGCGCGGCCAAGCTTGGGGCATCTACGGCTTCGCGCTGAACAGCCGTTATCTCGGCAATGCCGACCTGCTGGAGACTGCAAAGCGCATGGCCCGGCACTTCCTCGCCCGCGTGCCAGAGGACGGCGTCGTCTACTGGGACTTCGAGGTGCCGCAGGTGCCGTCCTCGTACCGCGACAGCTCCGCCTCCGCCATCACGGCATGCGGCCTGCTGGAGATCGCGAGCCAGCTCGACGAGAGCGATCCCGAGCGCCAGCGCTTCATCGACGCGGCGAAGGCGACCGTCTCCGCGCTGCGCGACGGCTACGCCGAGCGCGACGACGGCGAAGCCGAAGGCTTCATCCGCCGCGGCTCCTATCACGTGCGCGGCGGCATTTCGCCCGACGATTACACGATCTGGGGCGACTATTATTACCTGGAGGCGCTCCTGCGTCTGGAGCGCGGCGTGACGGGGTATTGGTACGAGCGGGGACGTTAA
- a CDS encoding helix-turn-helix transcriptional regulator, whose protein sequence is MNRIMTLNLGPDAFFSSYRQTTGDQDWLAYHAHQGIELLYVHQGLGEAMTEDARYPIRAGTLLLFLPYQLHKVEVPSVPGAPYIRSLVKFDPRIVEPYLAPYPGLARWFLMLKRGLLTGSFCDLGTSERLPGLLRDFHELYGASGPDKEEERSLFLVSLLHELRHRVFPEGVRDVSPEAEGRSLHIDRIMDWIEARYARPFDLQSLSGELHLSPYYLSHLFKEHTGSSLRDYITARRIREACRLLSSTSDSIRSIAEQVGGFGASHFCQLFKKSKGMSPETFRRTVQQGFSAAP, encoded by the coding sequence TTGAATCGAATTATGACGTTGAACCTGGGACCGGACGCTTTTTTTTCTTCTTATCGGCAGACGACGGGCGATCAGGACTGGCTGGCCTATCACGCCCATCAAGGCATCGAGCTGCTGTACGTCCACCAGGGACTCGGAGAAGCGATGACCGAGGACGCCCGCTACCCGATCCGCGCCGGCACGCTGCTGCTGTTTTTGCCCTATCAGCTCCACAAGGTCGAGGTACCGTCCGTGCCCGGCGCGCCTTATATACGTTCGCTTGTGAAGTTCGATCCCCGGATCGTCGAGCCTTACCTGGCGCCCTACCCTGGGCTTGCCCGCTGGTTTCTGATGCTGAAACGGGGCCTGCTGACCGGCTCCTTTTGCGATCTTGGGACGTCGGAGCGTCTGCCCGGCCTGCTGCGAGACTTCCACGAGCTTTATGGCGCTTCCGGCCCGGACAAAGAGGAGGAGCGTTCGCTGTTCCTCGTATCGCTGCTCCATGAGCTGCGGCATCGGGTGTTCCCGGAAGGCGTCCGCGACGTCTCTCCCGAAGCCGAAGGACGCTCTCTGCATATCGACCGCATCATGGATTGGATCGAGGCGAGGTACGCGCGTCCGTTCGATCTTCAGTCGCTCTCGGGCGAGCTGCATCTGTCGCCGTACTATCTGTCGCACCTGTTCAAGGAGCATACGGGCAGCAGCCTTCGGGACTACATCACCGCCCGCCGGATTCGCGAGGCATGCAGGCTGCTCAGCTCGACCTCGGATTCGATCCGGTCGATCGCGGAGCAGGTCGGGGGCTTCGGGGCCTCGCATTTTTGCCAGCTTTTTAAAAAAAGCAAGGGAATGAGCCCCGAGACGTTCCGCCGGACCGTGCAACAAGGTTTTTCCGCCGCTCCCTGA
- a CDS encoding transglutaminase domain-containing protein, producing MTASKRKLRAITGFLLSSALLLASSVWPYRDTAVAAVSAEEATTLQSNLKQKLGARSESFSVVLKGKLATADVTKAFDNVFAADDYLKYAIRSYRYTVSTNGTTSTLSVNMKYWENAEQTAYVNTRSKQILASIVSKSMNAHQKVKAIHDWVLLHVAYDRSLVRHSAYDALKNGLTVCQGYASLTYRLLTDAGIPARIVEGTVSTGAHTWNLVKLDGVWYQLDTTFDDPVPDVKGRTTYGYYLVTDSALKKDHTWKSVYPQAVTSYKNTLDALMAKDKTRTAFYEDLREDMGLDYLDPSRTVSTVKEIAAKIRAAAAAGQTTAKMRYTSEAKPDLDALLKLMPELSSVSYTMESLAGGEDGDSMLTVKFKLRQ from the coding sequence ATGACCGCGTCCAAACGAAAGCTAAGGGCCATTACCGGATTTTTATTGTCTTCCGCGCTGCTGCTGGCTTCCTCGGTATGGCCTTACCGCGATACGGCCGTGGCCGCCGTCTCGGCGGAAGAGGCGACGACGCTCCAGAGCAATCTCAAGCAGAAGCTGGGCGCCCGCAGCGAATCCTTCAGCGTCGTGCTCAAGGGCAAGCTGGCCACCGCGGACGTAACCAAGGCGTTCGACAACGTCTTCGCGGCCGACGATTATCTCAAGTACGCGATCCGCTCCTATCGTTATACCGTAAGCACCAACGGCACCACCTCCACCTTAAGCGTGAATATGAAATATTGGGAAAATGCGGAGCAAACCGCATATGTAAATACGCGGTCGAAGCAGATCCTCGCGTCCATCGTCTCCAAGAGCATGAACGCCCATCAAAAGGTAAAAGCCATTCACGACTGGGTGCTGCTCCATGTCGCTTACGACCGTTCGCTCGTTCGCCACTCGGCTTACGATGCGCTTAAGAACGGATTGACCGTCTGCCAGGGCTATGCCTCGCTTACCTACAGGCTGCTGACGGACGCCGGCATTCCCGCCCGCATCGTCGAAGGCACCGTGAGCACCGGCGCGCACACGTGGAATCTCGTCAAGCTGGACGGCGTCTGGTACCAGCTGGACACGACGTTCGACGACCCGGTGCCGGACGTCAAGGGGAGGACGACGTACGGCTATTATCTGGTGACGGACAGCGCTTTGAAAAAGGATCATACGTGGAAGTCCGTTTATCCCCAGGCTGTCACTTCGTACAAGAACACGCTCGATGCGCTGATGGCCAAAGACAAGACGCGTACGGCATTTTACGAGGATCTGCGCGAGGATATGGGGCTGGACTACCTGGATCCGTCCCGTACGGTGTCCACGGTCAAAGAGATCGCCGCGAAGATTCGTGCGGCTGCCGCGGCCGGCCAGACGACGGCCAAGATGCGCTACACGTCCGAGGCCAAGCCCGACCTCGACGCGCTGCTCAAGCTGATGCCCGAGCTGTCGTCGGTCAGCTATACGATGGAGTCGCTTGCTGGCGGAGAGGACGGAGACAGCATGCTGACCGTGAAGTTCAAGCTTCGTCAGTAG
- a CDS encoding TVP38/TMEM64 family protein, whose product MSRKVVLLSLAIAAVACALLWVNFHYLKITPNTLRDWMLSFGWIAPAVYIGLFVARPFVLFPASVLTLAGGLAFGTWYGMLYTFLGEIPGAVLSFLLARQVGLGFFKGRDDPRLRKLEGAMQRRGFPMVLMLRIAPFVPFDLVSYAAGAARVPLRAYVPATVIGTLPGTFAFCFLGASLTRGDWREIALAIAVFAAAMLVPLLLKRRVRREVG is encoded by the coding sequence GTGAGCCGCAAGGTCGTTCTGCTGTCGCTAGCCATCGCCGCGGTTGCGTGCGCGCTGCTGTGGGTCAACTTCCATTACTTGAAAATAACGCCGAACACGCTGCGCGACTGGATGCTGTCCTTCGGTTGGATCGCGCCCGCCGTTTACATCGGTCTATTCGTCGCCAGACCGTTCGTGCTGTTCCCTGCGTCGGTGCTGACGCTGGCGGGCGGGCTTGCTTTCGGCACGTGGTACGGCATGCTTTATACGTTTTTGGGCGAAATTCCGGGGGCAGTGCTGTCGTTTCTGCTGGCGCGCCAGGTCGGGCTCGGCTTTTTCAAGGGACGCGACGATCCGCGGCTGCGCAAGCTTGAGGGCGCGATGCAGCGCCGCGGCTTTCCGATGGTGCTCATGCTGCGGATCGCGCCGTTCGTGCCGTTCGATCTTGTCAGCTACGCCGCCGGAGCCGCGCGGGTGCCGCTGCGCGCGTATGTGCCCGCGACGGTGATCGGCACGCTGCCGGGCACGTTCGCCTTCTGTTTTCTCGGCGCGAGCCTGACGCGAGGCGACTGGCGCGAGATCGCGCTGGCGATCGCGGTGTTCGCCGCCGCCATGCTTGTCCCGCTGCTGCTTAAGCGGCGGGTACGGCGCGAGGTCGGTTGA
- a CDS encoding Crp/Fnr family transcriptional regulator — MGEALKKRVAGERAQENELGIHRFFSEDQFARLEELMYPKHVEKGSYLFWEGEQAGKLYYLRSGKVKLRKSTAEGKDFMLSVMQAGDLIWEPENGLTKVHSFSAEVLEDAELGVVQWRDLEILLYRYGDFAVRFMNWMAITQRVSESKFRDLLLFGKPGALASTLIRMANTYGIATAEGIKITLKLTHTEIADMIGTSRESVNRMLNGLKEEGVIDIRQGRIYVLQLNALREICHCPTCPGCPKEICRI; from the coding sequence ATGGGCGAAGCGTTGAAGAAAAGGGTAGCAGGCGAACGGGCGCAAGAAAATGAACTTGGGATTCACCGCTTCTTCTCGGAGGATCAGTTCGCCCGTCTGGAAGAGCTGATGTACCCGAAGCATGTCGAAAAAGGCAGCTATTTATTCTGGGAAGGCGAGCAGGCCGGCAAGTTGTACTACCTGCGGTCGGGCAAGGTAAAGCTGCGGAAGTCGACGGCAGAAGGCAAGGACTTCATGCTCTCGGTCATGCAGGCGGGGGATCTCATCTGGGAGCCTGAAAACGGGCTGACAAAGGTTCATTCGTTTAGCGCGGAGGTACTGGAGGACGCCGAGCTTGGCGTCGTGCAGTGGAGGGACTTGGAGATTCTGTTGTATCGGTACGGCGACTTCGCCGTCCGCTTCATGAATTGGATGGCGATCACGCAGCGCGTGAGCGAATCCAAATTCCGCGACCTGCTGTTGTTCGGCAAACCTGGCGCGCTCGCTTCGACCTTGATCCGCATGGCCAACACGTACGGCATCGCTACGGCAGAAGGCATCAAAATCACGCTTAAGCTGACCCATACGGAGATCGCGGACATGATCGGCACTTCACGCGAGAGCGTGAACCGGATGCTGAACGGACTGAAAGAAGAAGGCGTCATCGACATCCGCCAAGGCCGCATTTACGTGCTTCAACTGAACGCGCTGCGCGAGATCTGCCATTGCCCGACCTGCCCCGGCTGCCCTAAAGAGATCTGCCGGATATAA
- a CDS encoding GAF domain-containing protein, with amino-acid sequence MIEHRSREAILAILATLRAEMGCDFCAIGLTEAPLLNLRWPAASGQTNERYAGISEKPGRGLSATVLKIGRAMPLSMSELLYTRRLQEYPLLLAEDLRVAYAVPLYLRGSPSGILIAGDRRKRVYRTEERRMVAAAGERIAVLLTGLSTAGSM; translated from the coding sequence ATGATCGAACATAGGAGCCGCGAGGCGATTCTGGCGATCCTGGCGACGCTGCGCGCGGAGATGGGGTGCGACTTTTGCGCGATCGGCCTGACCGAGGCGCCGCTGCTGAACCTGAGATGGCCGGCGGCGTCCGGTCAAACCAACGAACGATATGCCGGCATTTCCGAAAAACCGGGACGCGGCTTATCCGCGACCGTGTTGAAGATAGGAAGAGCAATGCCGCTCAGCATGTCGGAGTTGCTTTATACGCGCCGGCTGCAGGAGTATCCGCTGCTGCTCGCGGAAGATCTGCGCGTGGCCTATGCTGTTCCGCTTTATCTTCGTGGTTCGCCGTCAGGCATTCTCATCGCCGGCGACCGCAGGAAAAGGGTGTATCGCACCGAGGAACGCAGGATGGTGGCCGCCGCAGGCGAACGAATCGCCGTTCTGTTGACGGGACTGTCTACGGCAGGATCGATGTAG
- a CDS encoding response regulator: MIRILVVDDHAIVRSGLMMLLNGRQEMEVVGEAADGDEAIAQAGALRPDVVLMDLSMPHGKDGLTAAAELKKSFPDIAVLILTMHDDEGYLFRAIQSGASGYILKSAPHEELLSAIRHVAEGQAYLYPTATKRLMSDYLDKLKNGDHAGTYESLSDREKEILAKVAQGYSNKEIAEQLVISVKTVESHKSNLMEKLELRTRPDLVKFAMKKGLLTFD, translated from the coding sequence ATGATCCGCATACTGGTCGTCGACGACCACGCTATCGTTCGTTCCGGGCTAATGATGCTCCTGAACGGCAGACAGGAGATGGAGGTCGTCGGAGAGGCCGCGGACGGAGACGAAGCGATCGCGCAAGCCGGCGCCCTTCGGCCGGACGTCGTGCTTATGGATCTCAGCATGCCTCACGGCAAAGACGGTCTTACGGCGGCCGCAGAGCTTAAAAAGTCGTTTCCGGACATCGCCGTCCTCATCTTGACGATGCACGATGATGAAGGCTATCTATTCAGGGCGATTCAATCGGGCGCGTCGGGCTATATCCTTAAGAGCGCGCCGCACGAGGAGCTTTTGTCGGCGATACGCCATGTGGCAGAGGGGCAGGCTTATCTATATCCGACCGCGACCAAGCGGCTGATGAGCGACTATCTGGACAAGCTGAAGAACGGTGATCACGCAGGTACTTACGAGTCCCTGTCGGATCGGGAGAAGGAGATCCTCGCCAAGGTCGCGCAGGGATACTCTAACAAGGAAATCGCTGAGCAGCTTGTTATCAGCGTCAAGACCGTGGAGTCCCACAAGAGCAACCTAATGGAGAAGCTAGAGCTGCGGACACGCCCTGACCTTGTCAAATTCGCGATGAAAAAGGGGCTGTTGACCTTTGACTAA